Below is a genomic region from Procambarus clarkii isolate CNS0578487 chromosome 27, FALCON_Pclarkii_2.0, whole genome shotgun sequence.
tcactggcgacCACCCGTATGTTAGACAATTATGCTTTTTAtgggacagacagacacacacatgagAACATTAGAAGAATCCGGGAGAGACGTGATTATCCAGTTCAGAATAGACGAGGTAATCCAGACCAGGATGGGCGTGGTTATCCAGGCCAGGATGGACGTGGTTATCCAGGCCAGGATGGACGTGGTTATCCAGGCCAGGATGGACGTGGTTATCCAGGCCAGGATGGACGTGGTTATCCGGGCCAGGATGGGCGTGGTTATCCAGGCCAGGATGGACGTGGTTATCCAGGCCAGGATGGACGTGGTTATCCGGGCCAGGATGGGCGTGGTTATCCAGGCCAGGATGGACGTGGTTATCCAGGCCAGGATGGACGTGGTTATCTAGGGCGGCGACGATGACGGGCGCCAAGCACAGTGTGAGCGGCGGGTTATCGCTTCAGCGTCACAATAACCAGATGATTAATGTTTGCCGCGGGAGTATCGTGGAAAATATTGTCTGGGAGGCTGCGAGGAGCAGATGAGGCCAGACGACGTGTGGGTGACATGGGTGAAGCCATGGGTGAGGCGACGGGTGGGTGAGGCGACGGTGGGTGAGGCGACGGTGGGTGAGGCGACGGGTGGGTGATGCGACGGTGGGTGATGCCATGGGTGATGCCATGGGTGAGGCGACGGGTGGGTGATGCGACGGTGGGTGATGCCATGGGTGATGCCATGGGTGAGGCGACGGGTGGGTGAGGCGACGGTGGGTGGGGCGACGGTGGGTGAGGCGACAGTGGGTGAGGCGACGGTGGGTGAGGCGACGGGTGGGTGAGGCGACGGGTGGGTGAGGCGACGGTGGGCGAGGCGACGGTGGGTGAGGCGACGGTGGGTGAGGCGACGGTGGGTGAGGCGACGGTGGCTGAGGCGACAGTGGGCGTGATGGAGACAAGGTGTGCGGGGGTAGAGAAGATACGAAGGCGGGAAGGAAGCTCAACGGATGGGTGTAGATAAGGCGACTAAGCTACGACCAGAtggcaggagtgggggggggggatgaggagaggagggggagtggagggaaggggggaggaggggcaggCGGAATAGCTGCTAAACTTCTCTTCATCaacgcctctccttcctctttactcccccccccccaaaaaaaaaaatggtggatGGAGACCGGACATTGGGAAGCGGATAAGGCATGAGTGAGGGcagacgaaggggggggggggaggggagggctgaagggggaggggaagtcatgagggaggggggggggaggggagggcggaagggggaggggaagtcatgagggagggggggagaggggggagggctgtTCGCGATCAAAACTGTAATGTGAattcaaataattaatttaaatctAATTAGCATAATATGTATATACCACCACCGCGAACCCTCACATTACAGCTGTATTTATTGTGTATATTTCATTTTCCTTCTTGTCAAGCTTCACTTCTCAGATTTTTCCCTCTAGTCAAGTTCCCCCTCACGTCAGCCTTCAGCTCCCCTCAAGCTAAGCGCTAGTCTCCCCTCACGTCATTACAAATGGTGCTATGAGCCCCACCAACACTGAGGCTTCATGGCAGAGATGACGCGTGTCGAGGACTCTGCAgcaagggatggggggggggggctttaccCTGTATGGTCGTACATGTCTGCTCGTACGGAGTGTGCCAGATCTATCTCTTGGGCTCCGCCTCCTAGCTACTGAGGTCTATATCATGCCGAGTCTTAAAGCTGTGTAAGACGGTGGCTTCCACCACGTCTCAGCCCAGTTCGTTCAGCTTGTTTGTCATTTCTAAAGCATGAAACAACTTTCTTATATTTTCTGACTCATTTTGGTTTTTAATTTAAACCCACATTCGTTTCTCTCAATATTTTGTAGTTTGTGATCATAGCCCTTCTGGAATTTGAGTGTCATCAAACCGATCTCCTTTGATTTTCCTTTCATATCTTAGCTGAAGGCAAATTTATCCTTTGTTTAAAATCTCTAGATCTGTTCAATCTGCTTGTGATTGGCAAGGTGTGGGTTCCATGctggtgcggcatactacatggtTGTTCATGGGGCAGCCTGCCTACAAGCATCAGAGTGGTTCCCTGTTGGATTGCTTGGATCATCACCCAGAGACACGATATTAATATAATTCCTTTGTTTCATGTCAATAAACTGATTAGTGATGTAATTGGCTACTTACTTCACAGGGATAGAAAACTTGTGCGTAAGTTGAACTTAACGACCAGAGTCAAACACCTGAAAGTGTTTGACATAATTGCCTATATGACCTGTGATGTTCTTACACATTTTTTTGAGattttttttggagatatatacaagagttgttacattcttgtagagccactagtacgcgtagcgtttcgggcaggtccctggaatacgatcccccgccgcgaagaatagttgttacaaccaagtacacattttactgttgagttaaacagaggctacagttaaggatttgcgcccagtaaatcctccccggccaggatacgaacccatgacatagcgctcgcggaacgccaggcgagtgtcttactactacaccacggagactggtattaGAACACGAGTGTGAACTTACTAATACTACAAGAAGGGCTGCCCGGTGGTGCCAGGGATAGGCTGCCTCtccccccaaccccaacccccccctccctttctctccccaCTTCACACCCTCTTCTCTTTTCTCCCC
It encodes:
- the LOC138369209 gene encoding uncharacterized protein translates to MKGKSKEIGLMTLKFQKGYDHKLQNIERNESTVASPTVASPTVASPTVASPTVASPTRRLTHPSPHPPSPHPLSPHPPSPHPPSPHPPVASPMASPMASPTVASPTRRLTHGITHGITHRRITHPSPHPPSPHPPSPHPPVASPMASPMSPTRRLASSAPRSLPDNIFHDTPAANINHLVIVTLKR